The following DNA comes from Ricinus communis isolate WT05 ecotype wild-type chromosome 10, ASM1957865v1, whole genome shotgun sequence.
ACGATTTCTACTCTCTTTTTAGCTCTTTTGTTGATTAGGGTTTTTGAGATTTTGGCTgttacaaataaaattctgTCTTTTTGAGAGTTCTGGAGCTAAGTTGCATGAAAggaatagattaaaaaaaaaagtcttttaatttgtttatgtAATTAAAGTTAATGAGATTTGGGTTTTTATGTAGTAGCATGAAAAAATTGTTTGTCTATTCTGATGTGCAGGTTACATCTGGTGATACACCATATACATCAGCTGCTACATTTGAAGATTTAAACTTATCGCCGGAGCTATTAAAGGGTTTATATGTGGAGATGAAATTTCAAAAACCCAGCAAAATTCAAGCAATCAGTCTTCCTATGATTTTAACTCCACCTTATAAAGATTTGGTTGCTCAAGCTCATAATGGTTCTGGTAAAACAACTTGTTTTGTATTGGGGATGTTAAGCCGTGTTGATCCTAAGAATTCAAGAACACAAgctctttgcatttgtcctaCAAGAGAATTATCCCTGCAggtttttttatctttatttgatGCCCTATTTTTTTCTGTCTATTTAGCGCATCCAAATGATTAAAAAAGCATTATAcgtataaaattgaaaaggaaGTTATGACAAACCTAGAAAAAACAGAAGCTAAGAATAGTAATCTTCGAGGAATGGGATCAAGAATCCTTATTACTTTGACACAAGAAAGGGATGTGGAATCTGACCAATCAAGTCAGTAGTTggaatttgtaatttttgtatttattgaccaagaaaaataaaagacaccCTATTTAATCGGTAAAAGTTCTTTTTGAAACCCTGACGCCAAGTTGTGGATGTCATTAGACTATGTTTTgagatatttaattagttgatTGTTAGGACTATGATAGTAATGTAATGgaaattataatttggatTTTTGTTATTTGGTTAAAATGGTTGCAGAATCTGGAAGTTCTTCGGAGAATGGGAAAGTACACAGGGATTAGTTCACACTGTGCTGTACCAATGGACAAAGGAAACAATGACAGACCTAAACCCCTGTCATATATATCTGCTCAAGTAGTAATTGGTACGCCTGGCACCATAAAGAAACTTTTGTCACTGAGGAAATTGAGCATTAGTGATATGAAAGTTCTTGTTTTTGATGAGGCTGATCAGATGCTGGCCAAGGTACCTATATTACAtttattaacatttttaaCTTGGTTCTAGCACTTTCTGACTGATTTTGCTGTGAACTTgacatttttgtttttgttcaCTTTCTgttgaaaaatagtaaaaaaccATATTGTTTGCATGCTGCTTTCTGATTTTAGGCTATTTCATTGTGTtgttaagaatttaatttatacacTAAAAAGAAGCTTTCCTTTTAGAAGCCATCATCTATTCTTTGACTTCTATTTGTTGCATAAAGCAGCAGTTGTGAAAGTTATTGATGCTTAGTTGCTAATGATGTTGAACTGATGTAGGAGGGCTTTCAAGATGACTCCTTGAGGATAATGAAGGATATTCAAAGATTCAGTCCTAGCTGCCAGGTTTGTCATGCTAAATTTGAGTGGTATTTGCTTAGAAGTTTCTTatggttctttttttttttgaacttCATGAACTATAACATTCttctatgtcaataaaaaCATGCTTTCTTGAATATGTATTAGTTTTTTACATAGCAGTCCTTGTcatcaaaatgagaaaacgtACTTACCTGTCCACATGTAAAGAACAGTGATTAACTTGTTTCTATTTCCAATTTTGTTCcaggttcttttcttttctgccACCTTTAATGAGGATGTCAAAAATTTTGTATCACGGGTTGTGAAGCAGGGATCCAATCAACTCTTTGTGAAGAAAGAAGAGCTATCCTTAGATGCTGTAAAGCAGTACAAGGTGTATTGCCCTGATGAGATGGCCAAGGTTCTAGTGATAAAAGACAGAATTCTTGAACTAGCTGAGAAATTGGGGCAGacaattatatttgttaaaacAAGACGCAGTGCTAGCATGTTACACCAGGCACTTGTAGACTTGGGTTATGAAGTAACCACCATTCACGGTGCACTCAATGTGGAAGATCGAGACAAGATAGTCAAAGAATTTAAAGATGGTTTAACTCAAGTTCTGATATCGACTGATGTTCTTGCCCGAGGGTTTGATCAACAGCAGGTGACTCCTTCTGTCTAAAGCAAAATGCTCTTATTGATTGCTTAGTGTATTGGCCATGATATTGACCTTAATGTTGATTATTTTCTAGGTTAATTTGGTTATCAATTATGACCTTCCTGTAAAGTACGGGACTTCGGAGCCTGATTATGAGGTTTACTTGCATAGGATTGGTAGGGCAGGGCGTTTTGGTCGTAAAGGTATGTTTGTTTGCTGGACTCTGCTTTACTGATCATATGTGCATTTTTCTATACAAGTATGGTCCTTAGAAGAtgatggtttttttttttttgggggtGGGCGGGGGTGTCGTCTATCGTGAGAAATATCCGTTGCTTTGCTACTAGATGTAATTGCATTGCATTTGTCTGGCGATTCAATTTTCCAAAAGTTATAGCATTGGCTGTTAAGTGTATTTCAATTCCATAGCAGCAGACAGGAAGTTTGATGATATTATGTTATGGTATTATCTGTGAAAAGAAAGTTGTTTATTGTATTAGACTGTATTCTATTCTTTGTAGCGAACTGGATGATTTGGTTCCTATCACTTACAATGTATTTTAATTGTGACCATAGCAGTTATGGATTCTAAATTTTCCTATGCAATCCTGCAGGGGTTGTCTTCAATTTTGTGATGTTTGACAGCGATAGTACGATCATGGAAAAAATTGATAGATATTTTGGGACCCGAGTGACAGAGGTAATGTCCAAGGCTTTCTCTCACCAATTTAAACATTATCTCAGTTGGTCATTAATTATTGGGtagaataaaaagatttaataccAAATAACAGCTaaagattaagaaaagaaagagaaaaaagataaaatcctATATGAGAGTTATAGTGGCTGTGTTGCGAGTTTCTTTGATTATATATGGAGGGTGGTGTTTATTGTATACAATAGCTGAAATTGTCTAAGTTGCTATCTTGCCTATACTTGCTGATGCAGATACCATCCTGGAACAGCGAGGAGGATTTTACGGTTGCTCTACAATCAGCCGGGTTGATGTAATATCGGCATATGGTCTTTCAATTTCTTGGTGAAACGTGTATGTTAGTTGGTCTCTTTCGGAAGTTTCATATCTTGTCTCAATCACTGGATTCTAGTAGAGTGGTGTTGGTGTTAGTAGAGTCGCGGAATTTTGTCAGGAACAAGTGTTATTTGATTTGTTGCGTTGTGCCCCTTTTTGTATCGAGAATAATAGttactaataaaatcattGGCTTATAAAAATCTCTACCCTATagttttaaaatcttttatttcagtattttgatttcatttttaaactttttgaaattatcaatttatgtGGTGTGAATTTGCCACTGTAGAAAACAGAGACCAAGTCACCATACTTAGCATCGATCAAATATAATgtaaatgttaaaattaaaattaatcttaaaattaaaaattttaaaaatttattaataaatacaaaacGCAGAATATTCTCTGCAATTATGGAAAGTTGACATAATGGACTATCTAACCCGACCATAAGGTATGAAGAAGAGGAGCGGAAGCTGGAAAAAGAAGTTAGGATATTCAACTCTGTTAAATTCTTGTAAGTTGTAACATTTCGACCAAATTAGTTGTAATGGTATCACGTAATTGCTGTTTCcaattatgatttttcttttcctcttggGAAGTAACATTATGGGTgggttttgaaatattttgttGTCTTCtgtggaaaaataaaattgtattgATATGAGATTCTAATACAGGGTGTTAGTGGTGCTTCCCCATTATTTGGTCTCAAGGGAAaacttgaaagaaaatttaaattcaaccGAACGAAAAGATTtctgtaataataatataaatttaaaactagGGTACACGTCTCCACCCAAATCATCTTTTATTCCTGATCTGCTTGCATTAGATAGTTGAAACACATTTATAATAATCAATTACAGAAACAAAAATGGCTCGCACGTCTGTCTCTTGTACTGCCCATCCACTTGTTATGATTCTCGGCATTGCCttgcctatatatatatatgttacaCCTCTAAACCAGCACCAATATGCATCTTCatattctttcatttcttcaaGATATTTTGAGACACATACAGAGAGAGAGGAGAGGGGGAGAGATGGGTAGTTTTTCATTGACATTGGTTGCAGCAGCACTGCTACTGGTGGTGTGCACCAATTTAGCAGTGGCTTGGGAGGGAACTGGAGTGATACATGTGGGTGGTAAAGTAATGTGCCAAGATTGCACCAAGGGCTATCATGATTGGGTTAATGGTGATAGGCCTATTAAAGGTAAAGCTCCTTCCCCTCTCCTTCTCTCACATACTCTTTTTTCTAGTGCTTCCATCTCCCCTAAGACTTCTCAATGAACTTGGTATAAAGAGTAGAtcaataacaaatatataaatttattgttatctttttaaacaatactaaattttgaaatcaCAAGAAGAATgatattcaatttttcttaatttattttgctaATAGAAGCGAGCAATATTCATTTTAGCAATATAAAGAACATGGCAAAATGGGTTGTTGCAGGATGCAAGGTATCCCTTACATGCATGGATGAGAGGAGAAGAGTAATGTACTATGAAAGTGACATAACAGATGAAGAAGGGCAATTTGACATGACAGTAACCAAATACATCAATGGGAAAGAACTGAAAGAGAAGTTATGCTCAGTAAGGCTAGTTTCTTCACCGGATCAAACCTGTAACATTCTTACTGATTTTGCTGGTGGGAAATCAGGAGTTAAGCTGAGGAGGCCTACACTTATTTACAGGGACATGGTGAAGTATATGCTTCAACCTTTTTACTTCACTACTCCAATGTGTGAGGAGCCTGATACCAGTCAATCTGATGGAACCCATTATTGATTTCTTGTTtgtattcttaaaattttcttttctgtcagctcttctcttcttttcattcGGATGGCTTCTTCCTTCATATAATGGGAGATCCACATTTCTATATTCAAATATACATGCACTTGCTTCTACAATTTCGTCTCATTTAATCAGaattaaaagagagaaaactTTCCTGTTCTGATATGTACTGCAACATATAAATAGAGGTAACCTATTCTGAGCAGTAGATTctaagtgatatatttatcattttttctttattaatttagtgtcactaataacaaaaaaatgtGCTCATTAAGAAGAACATAAAAtggaatttgattaaattaaatttgacttaatggaattaaatttattagatttttttttatattacgAGCTTAAACAAGCTAAATTAGAATCTAATTAGCTgactaaatataaattaataactttataTAAAGTTATAGAAAATACTAActttttaaagataatatcatttatatggtgagattttatttttttcaaatatatacaactcactttcaaaaattaccgtaaattttcattttttttcttttctataggATTGTATACAAAGAAGCTttattctccttttcctttaaCTCTTCTTTATCCTGATCTTATGCCATTATTTCTCTTTTGCTTGTCTACTTCTTTACAAGAAAATCACCAACACCTTTTCACAGTAATTGGCAACGTCATAGTATTTGAAAGAACTCAACTTGTCGTTGATACCATTGCTTATTTTGGCAGAGCTTGCTCCTTCCTCGGTCGCTTCTCCTTTAACAAGAACAACCACCCTCCCTCTCGTATCATGAATTCtctaaagaattttattatttattatttatttatttttcttttctcttttagtaTGACTTTCAGGTAGGCATTGAGGTGTTTCTAtccaaaaaaaattgattgtataattatttaattttaatttattagaattgATTTCTTGGTGTttcattcaaattttatattgtgtTATTGTTAAATAAGATGTGAATACATGTATTGATAAGCATAATAGTATTTTGAATGTCTTAAAGGtgaataaaattgtaatttatgTCTTCAAATTCTCTTGTCTTCCacttatttgttaatatgttggaaccataaattatatttttttagtaggAAGAAAATGTCAATCAACTCTATAGATTTGACAGTGGGGCAACAATAACCCTTAGTATAAATAGTTTGTATGAGTTTTAGAAATGGATGAATTTGTATATATGAGTTTATATGATTTACCCTTTTAGCATTAAAATGTATAGAAAAATAGATgattataattgatatttgaaCATCTAAGGTGTTTGGTGAATTTTCTAaagagtatttttatttttttggctTTGAGTGAAGGTTTTAATGTGTATGGTGTTTACgagtttgatattatattaaaaaaaagtacatatatatacGAACAAATGccaaagtttatatatataataattaactattttcatacaattttagaaagaaaaaattttatttgtaagtttattattttgatatgctaGAAACCTTTATGTGTTGTGGTGTAtattgtaatacccgaaatttttatatttaataataattatattaataatgagttttttttaaattaattttatgttatctTTATGTGGTTTAGttagaataatttaaatgcaaagtttgaattttagtattagacgaataaatgagttatttttctatacccaattagtttgaaattttaaaaattaatcaagtaaattatttgaagggcaaattatatttttggttattctaacTTTTTCCTAAtgtatatgtaatatatataaataaaattatatattggaaaattatggtagaaattgtaaaagatgtttttataaaagaattttggagaattggtattttaattaactagtggtattaaattataacttggaaactaattagtaaattgattatttaatttaattgtgtgtaggactTAATTGGAgaattattttggaataaggattaaaagtataatttcattaatatggggttttaatgaaaatttgtaagtttggtatttttgtaaataattatgccggcaggggtatatttgtaattatatttttcaataattctatttagacccaaattaaatagctaggggcttaattgaaaggctaaaaagaagtttaggAGTTAATTGGAATTATTGAAGGgcgaaattgtaagtaatttaaaaagtttaggGAACAAATTGTAAGGCAGGAAAGtttgggggcctaatgtcgatattggaaggaaagaaagaagaaaaggaagagagaaGATCGGgcagagagaaagaagaagcggagaagaggaagaaaaagagttCGGCGATGCGGGCGTGGTGGTTATCGCCGGGCAGGCCGAAGCGTGGCGTCGGCGGAAGAAAGAGGCAAAGGCTTCAGGCGATTTTTTCGGCCTTGTCGGCCGATCTTAGTGGCGATCGACTCTCCTTGGAGAGCTACCTTTGGCGCGgcgttttggtggccggaggaggaGTTCCGAAGTAGGTGGCGTTTTTGGCGATCTCAAGCTTCGAAATGGCatcggtttcgtggcgatcgggcttcgtttgcaaatcgacgacTGAGATCGTCTGTAAATCTCTCCAGACAATCGagggtcggatcggaaaatcggaagcgggatcatcatcagcgcgtcgtttcgagttcgatggtgagttcggatcgttgatcggactccggcagCTGGaagcgagtcgaccgagcgatcaagcgccTCAGTAACTTTCTCTCGCCcgttaattttgaaattctttgatgtaatttatgcttattgatttgtgttgagtattacATGATATTtgtaagtaaaaaataattgtctgtcggTTTGCCTGCCCTTGTGTTTTGTGCTTTGttgcggagtcgggaaaatagtgaagtctggGGGCCCAACTCCCGTTGTCTAgattgttggatatttatAGCGTTTTTctagcaggtcctggacccgttttacgggggtaaatgtccgtaaaTTAGGAGAGATTCTGCCGAATTTCTGGCAGATTCCTCaagtctaatttaattttaggcaGTCTACTCTCgggtctaagtttaggaaaaatctacgaatgtctattaattgtatatcttttgttactagataattcagccttccctccagctccacccgaggcgtaggagcggATTGCGGAACGCATTAGatttgtgagttaaagtcacataATCTCTACACTATTGCCAAACCTAATTTGATATGCTATCTtgaaattcatatttaatatgattattagtatcgtaatataaataattttatttaattattatttactgagattaattttaatattagtaatattatatcgctattttgatagttaatgttatattcacacaattgttattattatttttccacatAAATCGCACGTTGTTTTCTCGAAATTCTGattctttatttcgatatgtgtttaataattttgctagaccatgattattattatatttgttgaaTGTGATTTGGGATGAGGCTTTAGTAGAGTTGTATCGAATCAAAGGTaacaaggttattatggatttgtttgccctgatcgagcattgctctttggGTTGAGTTTAGTTGATTGCCgaagttaaggtccctgatcaagcaacgctctctgggcgccggcttagttggaattcaagtgttcaggctggaggtaaggaccctgatcgagcttgctctctgggcgccagacctgttggattaagagagccgaaaggttACTAGTAATTGGAGTTAGGATTCTACTGGGCCACTCGTCCTGCAAATATAaagatctattttatttttaaaattatggtattgattataatatgatttgCATTTGATGTACAAGGTTTGTTACACtgattgtaataattattatttcttgtgaagactgcaatagtcacaagattattgattttaactcactctcgagactgacagtctcaatttttttttttcagattcgtgactgttagtctttcCGCGACTCTTAATCAGTAACccaactccttcatcatcgtgtggtgtatttgatttggtatgttaatttgtaaaatcttagattctccgcaatAGTAATAGTatatgtatcagttgtaaattttctgagtttcgggtctcgctaAATTCTTCTAACAGACCGAATcaattgtgtaaaatttaatggttccgataaattgtggcattattaatagtaaaatttgagatgagatttgtttgagtCAGTAaatgtcaggcttactacgggattcggtggccttacgcctacccattctctagtgccggtcacgggcctaCAGATCGGGTCAtgacatattttctttttatttttatatttagaaatatatagtaaataaGGAGTTGGAGAAAAATGCATTTCTAGGATAGTCAAAGGAAGAATATATGAGTTATTATACAACTAGAAAATGAATGAGCTGACATTAAGTATTAATTCAAGACTTGCTAGTTAGTTATTcagtttaatttgattttttttatttaacggTGCTATCCATGTATGGACAAAAAATGATATAACTATTTAAGTTGGCTaataaattgtattaaataatattatattttatactgaTAATGTTTCATAATATacttgttttaaaaaattagtaacaCTTTTTAAATAGTAGCCAAACTTACATGTAAGCATATACCAATAAATCGAGAAACAGTTTcgtactttatatatatatatatgaaacatAAATCAAGATCTGTAAAACATATACTATTTATTGTAactttttcttgtattttttataaaggTATTAATATAGTAAGTAccttatatataataacatatattaaaataaattgaatatattctattattttgaataaatactgttattatatttttgctactaaaaacaaaattcagaagaaaaacatattaaaCAAATTGAAACTTTGATTAAAAGTTACCTAATATATATAGCTAACATATACATTTTATAgtcaatatataataaaataagtgtaATATATAGTATTGCCtaagagtttatttttttatttttataaatatttaatttatatgaattaaaatagttatagatatcaaatatatatttaatgtatactatattttattgagcGTATACCATTTATTGCTATTTTTGACCTCTTTTTGAAAGGTATAAGTATTTATAATATACTCTAAATATATGcaacaaatacaaaaataaatgtaatgtatactaatttttaaagtttattattttaatttttatatttgaatatatatatatatatatatatatatatatatatatattagatagtaaatttatatttaatgtatttcatattttatccAATGAATCTCATTtgcttctatttttttattatatttgttataagtgtacataatatttaataatttatagaataatacaataattatcttaatactattttcttaatttttaataatcacGAGAGTTATTATATAAACCTTGACTAAATCAGTCAATTAAAACTGGTATTATTgctattgaaaaaataatttttagagttaaaaaatatttaaattaaacaaatttaaattcttaattaatatatattttttatccaatgaatttctctttataatgatttttaaattctttttaaacaaatttgatttatatataaaataaattatttaaaaataataattttagataatatatatatatatatatatatatatatatatattattcaatttttcaaTGATTTGACCtgcaatcaaattaatattattgaatagATACTCAACATATGTTAAACATATACTaaacatatactaaaatttaaatatcataaaaattataaaaatatatactaaatcgctaataatatataccattttataaaagaagtatttaaaatatatactactgtatttttaaataatttttaatttatagtaatataaatgatatttttaatatttttatatatttctaaaagcATCCCAAAACTTTTCACTCATCAATTGTTTTAAGAgataaaatacatattaagaaattataacatattaaaatctataatattatttaactgaaaatatttgaataggtaattttttatttaatgtaaatataaatatatataaatttcatatttattttttaatttattttgaccGATGAATTTATGTAGAAGCTATTTACGAACTTAAAGGGTCATTATACgattaatttatgaatttaacaaGTTTATAT
Coding sequences within:
- the LOC8283953 gene encoding DEAD-box ATP-dependent RNA helicase 38, with protein sequence MADDTKTATTTAAETEAKPQVAEIKRSWGDVADDEEEEEEQSETATTAASTSKEKGVSELGVDKLKIEDDNREEKELDEPDDSRIQAVTSGDTPYTSAATFEDLNLSPELLKGLYVEMKFQKPSKIQAISLPMILTPPYKDLVAQAHNGSGKTTCFVLGMLSRVDPKNSRTQALCICPTRELSLQNLEVLRRMGKYTGISSHCAVPMDKGNNDRPKPLSYISAQVVIGTPGTIKKLLSLRKLSISDMKVLVFDEADQMLAKEGFQDDSLRIMKDIQRFSPSCQVLFFSATFNEDVKNFVSRVVKQGSNQLFVKKEELSLDAVKQYKVYCPDEMAKVLVIKDRILELAEKLGQTIIFVKTRRSASMLHQALVDLGYEVTTIHGALNVEDRDKIVKEFKDGLTQVLISTDVLARGFDQQQVNLVINYDLPVKYGTSEPDYEVYLHRIGRAGRFGRKGVVFNFVMFDSDSTIMEKIDRYFGTRVTEIPSWNSEEDFTVALQSAGLM
- the LOC8283952 gene encoding non-classical arabinogalactan protein 31 yields the protein MHLHILSFLQDILRHIQRERRGGEMGSFSLTLVAAALLLVVCTNLAVAWEGTGVIHVGGKVMCQDCTKGYHDWVNGDRPIKGCKVSLTCMDERRRVMYYESDITDEEGQFDMTVTKYINGKELKEKLCSVRLVSSPDQTCNILTDFAGGKSGVKLRRPTLIYRDMVKYMLQPFYFTTPMCEEPDTSQSDGTHY